In one Pseudomonas sp. Bout1 genomic region, the following are encoded:
- the gltB gene encoding glutamate synthase large subunit, translated as MKAGLYQPDEFKDNCGFGLIAHMQGEPSHTLLQTAIEALTCMTHRGGINADGKTGDGCGLLIQKPDQFLRAVAKEHFDADLPKQYAVGMVFFNQDPVKAEAAREHMNREILAAGLQLVGWRKVPIDTSVLGRLALERLPQIEQVFIAGDGLSDQDMAIKLFTSRRRSSVSNAADTDHYICSFSHKTIIYKGLMMPADLTAFYPDLKDERLQTAICVFHQRFSTNTLPKWPLAQPFRFLAHNGEINTITGNRNWAVARRTKFANDLMDLEELGPLVNRVGSDSSSMDNMLELMVTGGIDLFRGVRMIIPPAWQNVETMDPDLRAFYEYNSMHMEPWDGPAGVVMTDGRYAVCLLDRNGLRPARWVTTTNGFITLASEIGVWNYQPQDVIAKGRVGPGQILAVDTETGQILDTDAIDNRLKSRHPYKQWLRKNALRIQATMEDNDHGSAFYDVDQLKQYMKMYQVTFEERDQVLRPLGEQGYEAVGSMGDDTPMAVLSQRVRTPYDYFRQQFAQVTNPPIDPLREAIVMSLEVCLGAERNIFQESPEHASRVILSSPVVSPAKWRSLMTLDRPGFDRQIIDLNYDESLGLEAAVRNVADQAEEAVRAGRTQIVLTDRHIAPGKLPIHASLATGAVHHRLTEKGLRCDSNILVETATARDPHHFAVLIGFGASAVYPFLAYEVLGDLIRTGEVLGDLYEVFKNYRKGITKGLLKILSKMGISTVTSYRGAQLFEAIGLSEEVCEMSFRGVPSRIKGARFVDIEAEQKALAAEAWSARKPIQQGGLLKFVHGGEYHAYNPDVVSTLQAAVQQGDYAKFKEYTALVDNRPVSMIRDLFKVKTLDTPLAISEIEPLESILKRFDSAGISLGALSPEAHEALAEAMNRLGARSNSGEGGEDPARYGTIKSSKIKQVATGRFGVTPEYLVNAEVLQIKVAQGAKPGEGGQLPGGKVNGLIAKLRYAVPGVTLISPPPHHDIYSIEDLSQLIFDLKQVNPKALVSVKLVAEAGVGTIAAGVAKAYADLITISGYDGGTGASPLTSIKYAGAPWELGLAETHQTLRGNDLRGKVRVQTDGGLKTGLDVIKAAILGAESFGFGTAPMIALGCKYLRICHLNNCATGVATQNEKLRKDHYIGTVDMVVNFFTYVAEETREWLAKLGVRSLEELIGRTDLLDILQGQTAKQQHLDLTPLLGSDHIPADKPQFCQVERNPPFDKGLLAEKMVEMAVSSINDASGGEFALDICNCDRSIGARISGEIACKHGNQGMARAPITFRFKGTAGQSFGVWNAGGLNMYLEGDANDYVGKGMTGGKLVIVPPVGSVYKTQDSAIIGNTCLYGATGGKLFAAGTAGERFAVRNSGAHTVVEGTGDHCCEYMTGGFVAVLGKTGYNFGSGMTGGFAYVLDQDNTFVDKVNHELVEIQRISGEAMESYRNHLQHVLDEYVEETNSEWGRNLAENLDDYLRRFWLVKPKAANLKSLLSSIRANPQ; from the coding sequence ATGAAAGCAGGTCTGTACCAACCCGATGAATTCAAGGATAACTGCGGTTTCGGCCTGATAGCCCATATGCAGGGCGAGCCCAGTCATACCCTTTTGCAAACGGCCATCGAGGCCCTGACCTGCATGACCCACCGCGGTGGGATCAACGCCGACGGCAAGACCGGTGACGGTTGCGGCTTGCTGATTCAAAAGCCCGACCAGTTCCTGCGCGCAGTCGCCAAGGAGCATTTCGACGCCGATTTGCCCAAGCAGTACGCCGTGGGCATGGTGTTCTTCAACCAGGACCCGGTAAAAGCCGAAGCCGCTCGCGAGCACATGAACCGCGAGATCCTGGCCGCCGGCCTGCAACTCGTCGGCTGGCGCAAAGTGCCGATCGACACCAGCGTACTCGGCCGCCTGGCCCTGGAGCGTCTGCCACAGATCGAACAAGTGTTCATCGCAGGCGACGGCCTGAGCGACCAGGACATGGCGATCAAGCTGTTCACCTCGCGTCGTCGCTCGTCGGTGTCCAACGCCGCTGACACCGACCACTACATCTGCAGCTTTTCGCACAAGACCATCATTTATAAAGGCCTGATGATGCCGGCGGATTTGACCGCCTTCTATCCAGACCTTAAAGACGAGCGCCTGCAAACCGCGATCTGCGTGTTCCACCAGCGCTTCTCTACCAACACCTTGCCGAAATGGCCGCTGGCCCAGCCATTCCGTTTTCTCGCCCACAACGGCGAGATCAACACCATCACCGGCAACCGCAACTGGGCTGTGGCCCGTCGCACCAAGTTCGCCAACGACCTGATGGACCTGGAAGAGCTCGGCCCGCTGGTCAACCGCGTGGGTTCCGACTCCTCCAGCATGGACAACATGCTCGAACTGATGGTCACCGGCGGCATCGACCTGTTCCGTGGCGTGCGTATGATCATTCCGCCAGCGTGGCAGAACGTTGAAACCATGGACCCCGACCTGCGGGCGTTCTATGAGTACAACTCGATGCACATGGAACCGTGGGACGGCCCGGCCGGCGTGGTAATGACCGACGGTCGCTACGCCGTGTGCCTGCTCGACCGTAACGGCCTGCGCCCGGCGCGTTGGGTGACCACCACCAACGGCTTCATCACCCTGGCGTCGGAAATCGGCGTGTGGAACTACCAGCCGCAAGATGTGATTGCCAAGGGCCGCGTAGGTCCTGGCCAGATCCTGGCCGTGGACACCGAAACCGGTCAGATCCTCGACACCGACGCGATCGACAACCGCTTGAAGTCCCGTCATCCGTACAAGCAATGGCTGCGCAAGAATGCCCTGCGCATCCAGGCGACCATGGAAGACAACGACCACGGTTCGGCCTTCTATGACGTGGACCAGCTCAAGCAGTACATGAAGATGTACCAGGTCACCTTCGAAGAGCGTGACCAGGTACTGCGCCCACTCGGCGAGCAAGGCTACGAGGCCGTTGGCTCGATGGGCGATGACACGCCGATGGCCGTGCTGTCCCAGCGCGTGCGCACGCCGTACGACTATTTCCGCCAGCAGTTCGCGCAGGTGACCAACCCGCCGATCGACCCGCTGCGTGAAGCCATCGTGATGTCGTTGGAAGTGTGCCTCGGTGCCGAGCGCAACATCTTCCAGGAGTCGCCTGAGCATGCTTCGCGCGTGATCCTCAGCTCGCCCGTGGTTTCCCCGGCCAAGTGGCGCTCGTTGATGACCCTGGATCGCCCAGGCTTCGACCGCCAGATCATCGACCTGAACTACGACGAGAGCCTCGGCCTTGAAGCTGCTGTGCGCAACGTCGCCGATCAGGCTGAAGAAGCCGTGCGTGCCGGTCGCACCCAGATCGTGCTGACCGACCGTCATATTGCCCCGGGCAAGCTGCCGATCCACGCTTCGCTGGCCACCGGCGCGGTGCACCACCGCCTGACCGAAAAGGGCCTGCGTTGCGACTCCAACATCCTGGTTGAAACCGCCACTGCCCGCGACCCGCATCACTTTGCGGTGTTGATCGGCTTCGGCGCTTCGGCGGTGTACCCGTTCCTGGCGTACGAAGTCCTCGGCGACCTGATCCGTACCGGTGAAGTCCTGGGCGACCTCTACGAGGTGTTCAAGAACTACCGTAAAGGCATCACCAAGGGCCTGCTGAAGATCCTGTCGAAGATGGGCATCTCCACCGTCACGTCCTACCGTGGCGCTCAATTGTTCGAAGCCATCGGCCTGTCGGAAGAAGTCTGCGAGATGAGCTTTCGTGGCGTGCCGAGCCGCATCAAGGGCGCACGTTTCGTCGACATCGAAGCCGAGCAGAAAGCCCTGGCCGCCGAAGCCTGGAGCGCGCGCAAGCCGATCCAGCAAGGTGGCCTGCTGAAGTTCGTCCACGGTGGCGAATACCACGCCTACAACCCGGACGTGGTCAGCACCCTGCAAGCCGCCGTGCAGCAGGGCGACTACGCCAAGTTCAAGGAATACACCGCGCTGGTGGATAACCGCCCGGTGTCGATGATCCGCGACCTGTTCAAGGTGAAAACCCTGGACACGCCGCTGGCCATCAGCGAGATCGAACCACTGGAATCGATCCTCAAGCGTTTCGACTCCGCCGGTATTTCCCTGGGCGCCTTGTCGCCTGAGGCCCACGAAGCCCTGGCCGAAGCCATGAACCGCCTGGGTGCGCGTTCCAACTCCGGCGAAGGCGGTGAAGACCCGGCGCGCTACGGCACCATCAAGAGCTCGAAAATCAAGCAGGTCGCTACTGGCCGCTTTGGTGTGACCCCGGAATACCTGGTGAACGCCGAAGTGCTGCAGATCAAGGTCGCCCAAGGCGCCAAGCCGGGTGAAGGTGGGCAACTGCCAGGCGGCAAGGTCAATGGCCTGATCGCCAAGCTGCGTTATGCGGTGCCGGGCGTGACGTTGATTTCGCCGCCGCCGCACCACGACATCTACTCGATCGAGGATTTGTCGCAGCTGATTTTCGACCTCAAACAAGTCAACCCGAAGGCCCTGGTCTCGGTGAAACTGGTAGCAGAAGCCGGCGTGGGCACCATCGCCGCCGGTGTGGCCAAGGCCTATGCCGACCTGATCACCATCTCCGGCTACGACGGCGGCACCGGCGCTTCGCCGCTGACCTCCATCAAGTACGCCGGTGCACCGTGGGAACTGGGCCTGGCGGAAACGCACCAGACCCTGCGCGGCAACGACCTGCGCGGTAAGGTCCGGGTGCAAACCGACGGTGGCCTGAAAACCGGCCTCGACGTGATCAAGGCCGCGATCCTCGGCGCCGAAAGCTTCGGCTTCGGCACCGCGCCAATGATCGCCCTGGGCTGCAAATACCTGCGCATCTGCCACCTGAACAACTGCGCCACTGGCGTGGCCACCCAGAACGAGAAGCTGCGCAAGGACCACTACATCGGTACCGTCGACATGGTGGTGAACTTCTTCACCTACGTCGCCGAAGAAACCCGTGAGTGGCTGGCCAAGCTGGGTGTGCGTTCGCTGGAAGAGCTGATCGGCCGTACCGACCTGCTGGACATCCTCCAAGGCCAGACCGCCAAGCAACAGCACCTGGACCTGACGCCGCTGTTGGGCAGCGATCACATCCCGGCCGACAAACCCCAGTTCTGCCAGGTTGAGCGCAACCCGCCGTTCGACAAAGGCTTGCTGGCCGAGAAGATGGTCGAGATGGCTGTATCGTCTATCAATGATGCGAGCGGTGGCGAATTCGCCCTGGATATCTGCAACTGCGACCGCTCCATCGGCGCACGCATCTCCGGCGAAATTGCATGCAAGCACGGCAACCAGGGCATGGCCAGGGCGCCGATCACCTTCCGCTTCAAGGGCACCGCTGGCCAGAGCTTCGGCGTATGGAACGCCGGTGGCCTGAACATGTACCTCGAAGGCGACGCCAACGACTACGTGGGCAAGGGCATGACCGGCGGCAAGCTGGTGATCGTCCCGCCGGTGGGCAGCGTCTACAAGACTCAAGACAGTGCCATCATCGGTAACACCTGCCTGTACGGCGCAACCGGCGGCAAGCTGTTTGCAGCCGGTACGGCCGGTGAGCGTTTCGCAGTGCGTAACTCCGGTGCCCACACCGTGGTTGAAGGCACCGGCGATCACTGCTGCGAGTACATGACCGGTGGTTTTGTCGCGGTGCTGGGCAAGACCGGCTACAACTTCGGTTCGGGCATGACCGGCGGTTTCGCCTATGTGCTGGACCAGGACAACACCTTCGTCGACAAGGTCAACCACGAGTTGGTGGAGATCCAGCGGATCAGCGGCGAAGCGATGGAATCCTATCGCAACCACTTGCAGCATGTGCTGGACGAATATGTCGAGGAAACCAACAGCGAATGGGGTCGTAACCTCGCTGAAAACCTTGATGACTACCTGCGCCGTTTCTGGCTGGTCAAACCCAAGGCTGCCAACCTGAAATCGTTGCTTTCCAGCATCCGTGCCAACCCGCAGTGA
- a CDS encoding FAD-dependent oxidoreductase: protein MAERLNNDFQFIDVGRKDPKKKLLRQRKKEFVEIYEPFKPQHSADQAHRCLGCGNPYCEWKCPVHNFIPNWLKLVAEGNILAAAELSHQTNTLPEVCGRVCPQDRLCEGACTLNDGFGAVTIGSVEKYITDTAFAMGWRPDMSKVKPTGKRVAIIGAGPAGLGCADVLVRGGVTPVVFDKNPEIGGLLTFGIPEFKLEKTVLSHRREVFTGMGIEFRLNTEIGKDVTMEQLLEEYDAVFMGMGTYTYMKGGFAGEDLPGVHDALDFLIANVNRNLGFEKSPEDFVDMKGKKVVVLGGGDTAMDCNRTSIRQGAKSVTCAYRRDEANMPGSRKEVKNAKEEGVKFLYNRQPIAIVGEDRVEGVKVVETRLGEPDARGRRSPEPIPGSEEIIPADAVVIAFGFRPSPAPWFEQFEIQTDSQGRVVAPEQGQYKHQTSNPKIFAGGDMVRGSDLVVTAIFEGRNAAEGILDYLQV from the coding sequence ATGGCTGAACGTCTGAATAACGACTTCCAGTTCATCGATGTCGGGCGCAAAGATCCGAAGAAGAAACTGTTGCGTCAACGCAAGAAAGAGTTCGTGGAGATCTACGAACCCTTCAAACCCCAACACTCGGCCGACCAGGCCCACCGCTGCCTGGGTTGCGGTAACCCGTATTGCGAATGGAAGTGCCCGGTGCACAACTTCATTCCGAACTGGCTCAAGTTGGTGGCCGAGGGCAACATCCTCGCCGCCGCCGAGCTGTCGCACCAGACCAACACCCTGCCGGAAGTGTGCGGCCGGGTGTGCCCGCAGGATCGTCTGTGCGAGGGTGCGTGCACCCTTAACGACGGCTTCGGCGCAGTGACCATCGGTTCGGTCGAGAAGTACATCACCGACACCGCGTTCGCCATGGGCTGGCGCCCGGACATGTCCAAGGTCAAGCCGACCGGCAAGCGTGTCGCGATCATCGGTGCCGGGCCTGCTGGCCTGGGCTGTGCCGACGTGCTGGTGCGTGGCGGCGTGACCCCGGTGGTGTTCGACAAGAACCCGGAAATCGGTGGCCTGCTGACCTTCGGCATCCCCGAGTTCAAGCTGGAAAAAACCGTACTGAGCCATCGTCGCGAAGTCTTCACCGGCATGGGTATCGAGTTCCGTCTCAATACCGAAATCGGCAAAGACGTGACCATGGAGCAACTGCTTGAAGAATACGATGCCGTGTTCATGGGCATGGGCACCTACACCTACATGAAGGGCGGCTTTGCCGGTGAGGACCTGCCGGGCGTGCATGACGCGCTCGACTTCCTGATCGCCAACGTCAACCGCAACCTGGGCTTTGAAAAGTCGCCGGAAGATTTCGTCGACATGAAAGGCAAGAAGGTCGTGGTGCTGGGCGGTGGTGACACCGCGATGGACTGCAACCGCACGTCGATTCGCCAGGGCGCCAAGTCGGTGACCTGTGCGTATCGTCGTGACGAGGCCAACATGCCGGGCTCGCGCAAAGAGGTGAAGAACGCCAAGGAAGAAGGCGTGAAATTCCTCTACAACCGCCAGCCGATCGCCATTGTGGGCGAGGACCGTGTCGAAGGCGTGAAAGTGGTCGAGACCCGTCTCGGCGAACCGGACGCCCGTGGCCGTCGCAGCCCTGAGCCGATCCCGGGTTCCGAAGAGATCATCCCGGCGGACGCCGTGGTCATCGCCTTCGGTTTCCGCCCAAGCCCGGCACCGTGGTTCGAGCAGTTCGAGATCCAGACCGACAGCCAGGGCCGCGTAGTAGCCCCGGAACAAGGCCAGTACAAGCATCAGACCAGCAACCCGAAAATCTTCGCCGGTGGCGACATGGTTCGCGGTTCTGACCTGGTGGTAACCGCGATCTTCGAAGGGCGCAATGCCGCAGAAGGGATCCTGGATTACCTGCAGGTCTGA
- the hemE gene encoding uroporphyrinogen decarboxylase, whose protein sequence is MTALKNDRFLRALLKQPVDVTPVWMMRQAGRYLPEYRASRAHAGDFMSLCMNPAFACEVTMQPLDRYPQLDAAILFSDILTIPDAMGQGLYFETGEGPRFRKVVSTLADIEALPIPDPHKDLGYVMDAVSTIRRELNGRVPLIGFSGSPWTLATYMVEGGSSKDFRKTKAMLYDNPQAMHLLLDKLAQSVTSYLNGQIMAGAQAVQIFDTWGGNLSAAAYQEFSLAYMRKIVSGLIREHEGRKVPVIMFTKGGGLWLESIADAGADALGLDWTCDIGEARRRVGNKVALQGNMDPTVLYAKPEAIRTEVGRILASYGKGSGHVFNLGHGITPEVDPEHAGAFLRAVHELSAQYHE, encoded by the coding sequence ATGACTGCCCTCAAGAACGACCGTTTCCTTCGTGCCCTGCTCAAGCAACCCGTGGACGTCACCCCTGTGTGGATGATGCGCCAGGCCGGTCGCTACCTGCCGGAATACCGCGCCAGTCGCGCCCACGCCGGCGACTTCATGAGCCTGTGCATGAACCCTGCGTTCGCCTGCGAAGTCACCATGCAACCGCTGGACCGCTATCCACAGCTGGATGCGGCCATCCTGTTCTCCGATATCCTGACCATCCCTGACGCCATGGGCCAGGGCCTGTACTTCGAAACCGGCGAAGGCCCGCGTTTCAGGAAAGTCGTCAGCACCCTGGCCGACATCGAAGCCTTGCCGATCCCTGATCCGCACAAAGACCTGGGCTACGTGATGGACGCCGTCAGCACCATCCGCCGCGAGCTCAATGGCCGCGTGCCGCTGATCGGCTTCTCCGGCAGCCCATGGACCCTGGCCACCTACATGGTCGAAGGCGGCTCGTCGAAAGACTTCCGCAAGACCAAGGCCATGCTCTACGACAACCCGCAAGCCATGCACCTGTTGCTGGACAAGCTGGCGCAGTCGGTCACCTCCTACCTCAACGGCCAGATCATGGCCGGCGCCCAGGCGGTACAGATCTTCGACACCTGGGGCGGCAACCTGTCGGCGGCGGCGTACCAGGAATTTTCCCTGGCCTACATGCGCAAAATCGTCAGCGGCCTGATCCGCGAACATGAAGGCCGCAAAGTGCCAGTCATCATGTTCACCAAGGGCGGCGGCCTGTGGCTCGAAAGCATCGCCGACGCCGGTGCCGACGCGTTGGGGCTGGACTGGACCTGCGACATCGGCGAAGCCCGTCGCCGCGTAGGCAACAAGGTGGCGCTGCAAGGCAACATGGACCCGACCGTGTTGTACGCCAAGCCGGAGGCCATTCGCACTGAAGTCGGTCGCATCCTCGCCAGCTACGGCAAAGGCAGCGGTCACGTGTTCAACCTTGGCCACGGCATCACCCCGGAGGTTGATCCGGAGCACGCCGGCGCGTTCCTGCGGGCGGTGCATGAGTTGTCGGCGCAGTATCACGAGTGA
- a CDS encoding retron system putative HNH endonuclease: protein MKRVLKGAEPASFTEWKNSASDEWNPTYSTLQNPQKRALHNNLLLEQGFFCCYCGREIEASNSHIEHFRPQEQFEELSLEYQNLHASCLRETKPGSPLHCGHRKGNWFDEAHHISPMDERCELRFRYLRTGEIQPANSEDLAASKMIEVLALDIAYLNNRRQNVIRLLFDDEFITQTSEEDLTRLVRAIRSTDICDQKPFDHIIARYAEQLLSY from the coding sequence ATGAAGCGAGTGCTCAAAGGAGCTGAACCGGCTTCATTTACAGAATGGAAAAACTCAGCAAGCGATGAATGGAACCCAACCTATTCAACACTGCAAAACCCGCAAAAACGCGCCCTTCACAACAACCTGCTGCTCGAACAAGGTTTCTTTTGCTGCTACTGCGGTAGAGAAATAGAGGCTTCCAACAGCCATATCGAGCATTTCAGACCTCAAGAACAGTTCGAAGAACTGTCATTGGAGTATCAGAATCTCCATGCCTCTTGCTTGCGCGAAACAAAACCCGGCAGCCCATTGCACTGCGGCCATCGCAAAGGTAACTGGTTTGACGAAGCGCACCATATCTCTCCAATGGATGAACGATGTGAGCTGCGCTTCCGTTATCTGAGAACCGGCGAAATTCAACCAGCAAACTCTGAAGACCTAGCCGCTTCGAAAATGATTGAGGTCTTGGCGCTAGACATTGCTTATTTGAATAATCGTCGTCAGAACGTAATCCGCCTTCTATTCGACGACGAGTTCATCACACAGACCAGCGAGGAAGACCTAACTCGCCTTGTTCGCGCAATTCGCTCGACAGACATCTGCGACCAAAAACCTTTCGATCACATCATCGCACGCTACGCTGAACAACTTCTCAGCTACTAA
- a CDS encoding AAA family ATPase — MRLDQLHIQNFRCYEDATFDFQPGFNLVVGVNGSGKTSLLQAVAAIFEDFATSTGVNQDTLNEKDARFIINNYNGRIRFERQYPIFLEADGHIFGNRSWSRKKQRGDEYAYPDSELVAAIHQKIDEMNESKTIDLPLLSFYQANRRWTTANVSAEFSATQKVSRLDGYKNWYDAAADIKDFESWLIGKTLEQLQSVHLSSNIMSVFDDELCWINTALKSALPNSTGIYYDLPLRSLLVNLEGYGFLPFNELSDGQRGLVALIADIARRMCILNPHMGKDVLKNTSGVVIIDELDIHLHPAWQRGIVPALKEAFPKVQFIAASHSPQIIGSLNPEEVIVLNNGSASHPRVTYGLDSSSVLEEVMGVTQREPEIEKLLSELFSTLEDNDLKKAKIQLEALKKKAPDLPEFAGAEALMRRKEILGK; from the coding sequence ATGCGCCTGGACCAGCTTCATATTCAGAATTTTCGTTGTTACGAAGATGCCACTTTCGACTTTCAGCCGGGTTTCAATCTGGTGGTGGGGGTTAACGGGAGTGGGAAGACTTCGTTGTTGCAGGCGGTGGCTGCCATTTTTGAGGACTTCGCCACCTCGACTGGGGTGAATCAAGACACGCTAAACGAGAAAGACGCCCGTTTTATCATCAATAACTACAACGGACGAATTCGCTTCGAACGCCAGTATCCTATTTTTCTTGAGGCGGACGGGCACATATTCGGAAATCGCTCTTGGTCGAGAAAAAAGCAAAGGGGTGACGAGTATGCCTATCCTGACTCAGAGCTCGTAGCCGCCATTCATCAAAAAATTGATGAAATGAATGAAAGCAAGACTATAGATCTACCTTTACTGTCGTTCTATCAAGCCAATCGTCGCTGGACCACAGCAAATGTATCCGCCGAGTTTTCTGCCACACAAAAAGTATCGAGATTAGACGGCTATAAAAATTGGTATGACGCAGCTGCGGACATTAAAGACTTTGAAAGCTGGCTTATTGGAAAGACTCTAGAGCAACTCCAGTCCGTACATCTCTCGTCCAATATTATGTCGGTCTTTGACGATGAACTCTGCTGGATTAACACAGCGCTAAAGTCCGCCTTACCAAACTCAACTGGCATTTATTACGACCTTCCTCTCAGAAGCCTTCTTGTCAATCTGGAGGGCTATGGCTTCTTACCATTCAACGAATTGAGTGATGGCCAGCGCGGATTAGTCGCCCTAATCGCAGACATCGCCCGCCGAATGTGTATCCTCAATCCGCACATGGGGAAAGACGTCCTGAAAAATACTTCAGGCGTGGTCATCATCGACGAACTGGACATACACCTTCACCCGGCTTGGCAGCGCGGCATTGTTCCAGCACTGAAAGAAGCGTTTCCCAAAGTTCAGTTCATCGCAGCAAGCCACTCACCACAAATCATCGGAAGCCTGAATCCCGAAGAAGTTATCGTTCTGAACAACGGTAGTGCATCCCACCCACGAGTTACATATGGTCTCGACTCCAGCAGCGTGCTGGAGGAAGTCATGGGCGTTACACAACGCGAGCCAGAAATTGAAAAACTGCTCTCAGAATTGTTTTCCACGCTGGAGGATAACGACCTCAAAAAAGCAAAAATTCAACTTGAGGCGTTGAAGAAAAAAGCACCTGACCTCCCAGAATTTGCAGGAGCCGAAGCACTGATGAGGCGCAAGGAGATCCTCGGAAAATGA
- a CDS encoding MFS transporter, producing MVAQLNEQYIEKGTPMFMRTVLALFSGGFATFALLYCVQPMMPALSHEFSINAAQSSLILSVATGMLAIGLLITGPISDTLGRKPVMVAALFCAALATIASGLMPSWEGILLMRALVGLSLSGLAAVAMTYLSEEIHPQHIGLAMGLYIGGNAIGGMSGRLIIGVLIDFVSWHTAMLIIGALALIAATVFWKILPESRNFRASSLRPRSLIDGFTLHFKDAGLPWLFLEAFVLMGSFVTMFNYIGYRLLAEPYDLSQAVVGLLSLVYLSGIYSSAKIGSLADRLGRRRVLWGTIVLMLGGIALTLFTPLWLVVPGMLIFTFGFFGAHSVASSWIGRRALKAKGQASSLYLFSYYLGSSIAGTAGGFFWHYAGWNGIGGFIVVLLIVALLVALKLAKLPPLQEAKSS from the coding sequence GTGGTGGCGCAGCTCAACGAGCAGTACATCGAAAAAGGCACCCCGATGTTCATGCGCACGGTGCTGGCGCTGTTTTCCGGTGGTTTCGCCACCTTTGCCCTGCTCTACTGCGTACAGCCGATGATGCCGGCGCTGTCCCACGAATTTTCCATCAATGCCGCGCAAAGCAGCCTGATCCTCTCGGTGGCCACCGGCATGCTCGCCATTGGCCTGCTGATTACCGGGCCGATTTCCGACACCCTGGGACGCAAGCCGGTGATGGTCGCTGCGCTGTTCTGCGCCGCGCTGGCCACCATCGCCAGCGGCCTGATGCCGAGCTGGGAAGGTATCCTGCTGATGCGCGCCCTGGTGGGCCTGTCCCTCAGCGGCCTGGCGGCAGTGGCCATGACCTACCTGAGCGAAGAGATCCACCCGCAACACATCGGCCTGGCCATGGGTTTGTACATCGGTGGTAACGCCATTGGCGGCATGAGCGGGCGTTTGATCATCGGCGTCTTGATCGACTTCGTGAGTTGGCACACCGCGATGCTGATCATCGGCGCCCTGGCGCTGATTGCGGCCACGGTGTTCTGGAAAATCCTCCCCGAATCGCGCAACTTCCGCGCCAGCTCCCTGCGCCCGCGCAGCCTTATTGATGGCTTCACCCTGCACTTCAAGGATGCCGGCCTGCCGTGGTTGTTCCTCGAAGCCTTCGTGCTGATGGGCAGCTTCGTCACGATGTTCAACTACATTGGCTACCGCTTGCTGGCCGAGCCGTACGACTTGAGCCAGGCCGTGGTCGGCCTGCTGTCGCTGGTGTACCTCTCGGGCATCTACAGCTCGGCGAAAATCGGCTCCCTGGCCGACCGCCTGGGCCGTCGTCGCGTGCTGTGGGGCACCATCGTGCTGATGCTCGGCGGCATCGCCCTGACGCTGTTCACGCCCCTGTGGCTGGTGGTGCCCGGCATGCTGATCTTCACTTTCGGCTTCTTCGGCGCCCACTCGGTGGCCAGCAGCTGGATTGGCCGCAGGGCGCTGAAAGCCAAGGGGCAGGCGTCGTCGCTGTACCTGTTCAGCTACTACCTGGGGTCGAGCATTGCGGGGACGGCGGGTGGTTTCTTCTGGCACTACGCGGGATGGAACGGGATAGGCGGGTTTATCGTCGTGCTGTTGATCGTTGCGTTGCTGGTGGCATTGAAGCTGGCGAAGTTACCGCCGCTGCAGGAAGCCAAAAGCTCGTAA
- a CDS encoding LysR family transcriptional regulator — MELRHLRYFIAVAEELHFGRAAQVLGISQPPLSQQIQALEQEIGARLFERTNRRVELSEAGRLFLQEARLVLAQVDKAADVARRAQLGELGELKIGFTSSAPFNSSIPQAIFAFRQAFPAVHLNLQEMSSTQVAESLVDESIQVGLMRPLPLSDSLSVVELMREPLVAVLNADHPLVEGSERGLHLAQLAEEPFVFFPRTYGSGLYAQLLNLARDAGFSPHFAQEAGEAMTIIGLVAAGLGVSVLPASYQRIRIDGVVYRTLLDQEAVTAVWLVQRKGQQTPMAKAFVELLTRKAAV, encoded by the coding sequence ATGGAATTGCGCCACCTGCGTTACTTCATTGCCGTGGCTGAAGAGCTGCATTTTGGCCGCGCTGCGCAGGTGCTGGGCATTTCCCAGCCACCACTGAGCCAGCAGATCCAGGCGCTGGAGCAGGAGATTGGAGCGCGGTTATTTGAGCGTACCAATCGTCGGGTCGAGTTAAGCGAGGCGGGCAGGCTGTTCCTGCAAGAGGCGCGTTTGGTGCTGGCGCAAGTGGATAAAGCAGCGGACGTGGCGCGCCGGGCGCAGTTGGGGGAGCTGGGTGAGTTGAAAATTGGCTTCACCTCTTCTGCGCCGTTCAACTCCAGCATCCCACAGGCGATCTTCGCGTTTCGCCAGGCATTCCCGGCGGTGCATCTGAATTTGCAGGAGATGAGCAGCACGCAAGTCGCCGAGTCGCTGGTGGATGAGTCGATACAGGTGGGGCTCATGCGGCCGTTGCCATTGTCTGACTCGCTGAGTGTCGTGGAGTTGATGCGCGAGCCTTTGGTGGCCGTGCTGAACGCCGATCATCCGTTGGTGGAAGGCAGCGAGCGCGGTCTGCACCTGGCGCAATTGGCCGAAGAGCCGTTTGTATTTTTCCCGCGCACTTATGGCAGCGGCTTGTATGCCCAATTGCTGAACCTGGCGCGGGATGCCGGCTTCAGCCCGCACTTTGCCCAGGAGGCTGGGGAGGCGATGACCATCATCGGCCTGGTGGCAGCGGGGTTGGGTGTTTCGGTGCTGCCGGCGTCGTATCAGCGGATCCGCATTGATGGCGTGGTTTACCGCACCTTGCTGGATCAGGAGGCGGTGACGGCGGTGTGGCTGGTGCAGCGCAAGGGCCAGCAAACGCCGATGGCCAAGGCGTTTGTGGAGCTGTTGACGCGCAAGGCGGCGGTGTAG